A section of the Ornithinimicrobium sufpigmenti genome encodes:
- a CDS encoding metal-dependent transcriptional regulator — MSELIDTTEMYLKTVLELEEDGVVPMRARIAERLGQSGPTVSQTVARMERDGLLELTRDRRLELTEEGRLAAVRVMRKHRLAERLLVDVIGLDPAYVHEEACRWEHVMSDEVEQKILGLLEDGTTSPYGNPVPGLDELGHPAAPPAQGRPSSELAAQGGRLQATVTRIGEPVQVDPEVLGLLLESGVRPRAAVTVWGEEGRTIIEPASGAAVSLPPDVAAHVFCS; from the coding sequence GTGAGCGAGCTGATCGACACCACCGAGATGTACCTCAAGACCGTCCTGGAGCTGGAGGAGGACGGCGTGGTGCCGATGCGGGCCCGGATCGCCGAGCGGCTGGGGCAGTCGGGCCCGACCGTCTCCCAGACGGTGGCCCGGATGGAGCGCGACGGGCTGCTGGAGCTGACCCGGGACCGCCGTCTGGAGCTCACCGAGGAGGGGCGGCTGGCGGCCGTGCGGGTCATGCGCAAGCACCGGCTGGCCGAGCGGCTGCTGGTCGACGTGATCGGCCTCGACCCGGCCTACGTGCACGAGGAGGCCTGCCGCTGGGAGCACGTCATGAGCGATGAGGTCGAGCAGAAGATCCTCGGCCTGCTCGAGGACGGCACCACCTCGCCCTACGGCAACCCGGTTCCCGGTCTCGACGAGCTCGGGCACCCGGCGGCGCCGCCGGCCCAGGGACGACCCAGCAGCGAGCTCGCCGCGCAGGGGGGCCGGCTGCAGGCGACGGTGACCCGGATCGGTGAGCCCGTGCAGGTCGACCCGGAGGTGCTCGGGCTGCTCCTGGAGTCCGGCGTGCGTCCGCGGGCTGCGGTCACGGTATGGGGCGAGGAGGGTCGGACGATCATCGAGCCGGCCAGTGGCGCGGCGGTCTCCCTGCCCCCCGACGTGGCCGCGCACGTCTTCTGCAGCTGA
- a CDS encoding DUF2530 domain-containing protein, translated as MSTHTPGTEVRPPEVTLRTVTLVGWGILAWVVALAVLLLVPSLRSGDRSWWVWVPVAGIALGAVGYGYLRRGKGNASEA; from the coding sequence GTGAGCACGCACACGCCGGGCACGGAGGTCCGCCCGCCCGAGGTCACGCTGCGCACCGTCACCCTCGTCGGCTGGGGGATCCTCGCCTGGGTCGTGGCGCTGGCGGTGCTGCTGCTCGTGCCGTCCCTGCGCAGCGGAGACCGTTCGTGGTGGGTCTGGGTGCCCGTCGCCGGGATCGCGCTGGGCGCCGTCGGCTACGGCTACCTGCGCCGCGGGAAGGGCAACGCCTCAGAGGCGTGA
- the pdxH gene encoding pyridoxamine 5'-phosphate oxidase, which translates to MVADRLGAARVDYDGEGLSEDRCPAAPLPIVRAWIEAAVARSVAQGDVPEPTALSVATVDADGAPDVRTVLLRNLDERGPCFFGGLDSAKGRQLAARPLAAVSLTWPSMYRAIRMRGAVEELDSEEVEAYFRTRPWGSRIGAHASRQSERLTDRSVLEAAYEECARRWPDTGSPDDVPLPSRWGGWRVVADQVELWAGRRSRLHDRIVWDRVAPGGLDEPAAWRRSRRWP; encoded by the coding sequence GTGGTGGCCGACCGGCTCGGGGCGGCCCGGGTGGACTACGACGGGGAGGGCCTGTCCGAGGACCGCTGTCCGGCTGCGCCCCTGCCCATCGTGCGTGCCTGGATCGAGGCGGCGGTCGCGCGGTCGGTCGCGCAGGGGGACGTGCCGGAGCCGACCGCCCTCTCGGTGGCCACCGTGGACGCCGACGGCGCGCCTGACGTGCGCACGGTGCTCCTGCGCAACCTCGACGAGCGTGGGCCCTGCTTCTTCGGCGGGCTGGACTCGGCCAAGGGTCGCCAGCTGGCCGCCCGGCCGCTCGCCGCAGTGTCGCTGACCTGGCCCTCGATGTACCGAGCGATCCGTATGCGAGGTGCCGTCGAGGAGCTGGACAGCGAGGAGGTCGAGGCCTACTTCCGGACCCGGCCGTGGGGGTCGCGGATCGGCGCGCACGCCTCGCGGCAGAGCGAGCGCCTCACCGACCGGTCGGTGCTGGAAGCCGCCTACGAGGAGTGCGCCCGGCGATGGCCCGACACCGGGTCCCCCGACGACGTCCCGCTGCCGTCGCGGTGGGGTGGCTGGCGGGTCGTCGCCGACCAGGTCGAGCTCTGGGCCGGGCGGCGCAGCCGGCTGCACGACCGGATCGTCTGGGACCGGGTCGCCCCGGGAGGACTGGACGAGCCGGCCGCCTGGCGCCGCTCACGCCGGTGGCCCTGA
- a CDS encoding DUF3027 domain-containing protein: MATARTDAVLTAAVEVARAAAEEIAEPGTVGDHLGAVVEDDRVVTHSFACTATAYPGWRWSVTLARPPRARKATVNEVHLLPGEGALLSPEWVPYAERLAPGDVGPGDQTPYVEDDPRLEAGFEATGEEDVDQVALWELGLGRERVLSAEGRDAAATRWIAERGPESELARKAPKPCSTCGFFVPMSGALRSVFGVCANEWSPADGSVVALSFGCGAHSEVDVERAPAERVEPPVLDDDNDVIYVER, encoded by the coding sequence ATGGCCACAGCCAGGACCGATGCCGTGCTGACCGCCGCCGTCGAGGTTGCGCGTGCGGCCGCGGAGGAGATTGCCGAGCCGGGGACGGTCGGCGACCACCTCGGCGCTGTCGTGGAGGACGACCGGGTGGTGACCCACTCCTTCGCCTGCACCGCCACGGCATACCCGGGCTGGCGGTGGTCCGTGACCCTCGCCCGGCCTCCGCGTGCCCGCAAGGCGACCGTCAACGAGGTGCACCTGCTGCCGGGGGAGGGAGCACTGCTCTCACCCGAGTGGGTGCCCTACGCCGAGCGACTTGCCCCCGGTGACGTCGGCCCGGGTGACCAGACGCCCTACGTCGAGGACGACCCGCGCCTGGAGGCGGGCTTCGAGGCCACCGGCGAGGAGGACGTCGACCAGGTGGCGCTCTGGGAGCTGGGCCTCGGCCGCGAGCGCGTGCTCTCCGCAGAGGGTCGGGACGCCGCGGCCACCCGCTGGATCGCCGAGCGCGGCCCCGAGAGCGAGCTGGCGCGCAAGGCGCCCAAGCCCTGCTCCACCTGCGGTTTCTTCGTGCCGATGTCCGGCGCCCTGCGCTCGGTCTTCGGCGTCTGCGCCAATGAGTGGTCACCGGCCGACGGCAGCGTGGTCGCCCTTTCCTTCGGGTGCGGCGCGCACAGCGAGGTCGACGTCGAGAGGGCCCCGGCCGAGCGGGTGGAGCCGCCGGTGCTGGACGACGACAACGACGTCATCTACGTCGAGCGCTGA
- a CDS encoding MarR family winged helix-turn-helix transcriptional regulator gives MPHRETAELAHDLRIACMRVARRVRFDADNTIAPHHFSVLVRLQPEPRTLGELADIEQVSPPSMSKAVGQLVEQGYVERSADPDDGRLVRLSLTAEGRATVERERAHRDAWMTARLEGLAEADRDLLRRATDLLEELVRR, from the coding sequence ATGCCGCACCGGGAGACGGCCGAGCTGGCGCACGACCTGCGCATCGCCTGCATGCGCGTCGCACGTCGGGTGCGCTTCGACGCCGACAACACCATCGCGCCGCACCACTTCAGCGTGCTGGTCCGGCTGCAGCCGGAACCGCGCACGCTGGGGGAGCTCGCGGACATCGAGCAGGTCAGCCCGCCGAGCATGAGCAAGGCGGTCGGCCAGCTGGTCGAGCAGGGGTATGTCGAGCGCTCCGCCGACCCCGACGACGGGCGCCTCGTGCGGCTCTCGCTCACCGCCGAGGGGCGGGCCACCGTGGAGCGCGAGCGGGCCCACCGGGACGCCTGGATGACCGCCCGGCTGGAGGGCCTCGCCGAGGCCGACCGCGACCTGCTGCGTCGCGCCACCGACCTGCTCGAGGAGCTGGTGCGCCGGTGA
- a CDS encoding cold-shock protein, whose protein sequence is MPTGKVRFYDEEKGFGFLSSDEGDDVFVPRSALPSGETALKRGTRVEFDIVAGKRGDQALHVRLLEPAPSVSRGLTLRDRKPAEDMVVVVEDLIALLDQASTSLRRGHYPDRQLGSAMGKALRAVADQFEAGK, encoded by the coding sequence GTGCCCACCGGCAAGGTCAGGTTCTACGACGAGGAGAAGGGCTTCGGCTTCTTGTCCAGCGACGAGGGCGACGACGTCTTCGTCCCGCGCTCGGCGCTGCCCTCGGGCGAGACCGCACTCAAGCGCGGCACCCGGGTCGAGTTCGACATCGTGGCGGGCAAGCGCGGTGACCAGGCCCTGCACGTACGGCTGCTGGAGCCGGCCCCCTCCGTGTCCCGCGGCCTGACGCTGCGCGACCGCAAGCCCGCCGAGGACATGGTGGTCGTCGTCGAGGACCTCATCGCCCTCCTTGACCAGGCCTCCACCAGCCTCCGGCGGGGCCACTACCCCGACCGGCAGCTCGGCTCGGCCATGGGCAAGGCGCTGCGGGCCGTCGCCGACCAGTTCGAGGCGGGGAAGTAA
- a CDS encoding MFS transporter, with amino-acid sequence MFSALSVRNYRIYATGAIISNTGTWMGRIAQDWVVLTELTNNSAQALGIVTGLQFLPILLVTPIAGAISDNFPKRKVMLVSQSFMAFFALVMGITVLTGHMELWHMYVLAFLSGTASAIDAPARQSFVSEMVPRDKLTNAVGLNSASFHSGRLIGPGVAGLLIAAVGTGPTLLINSLTFVAVIVALLAMDPTQLDTPPRATTRGGVREGLAYVRGRPDIMLILVIAFMHGTFGMNFQLFNALMSTEVFGKGVQDFGVTGSVMAIGSLAGALMAARRDRPRWRLLLGSLSLFSLTTLALAFAPTFTAYTILLIPTGLFALTVMVSANAMVQLSTDQHVRGRVMALYMAVFMGGTPLGAPFLGWVGDQFGARWTVLIATVMCGATAIMVIIYLMRHDHIRLRIRRSWRRPLVLQRDVIEPVPEKVN; translated from the coding sequence ATGTTCTCCGCGCTGTCCGTGCGCAACTACCGCATCTACGCCACCGGCGCGATCATCTCCAACACCGGCACCTGGATGGGCCGCATCGCCCAGGACTGGGTGGTGCTCACCGAGCTCACCAACAACTCGGCGCAGGCGCTCGGCATCGTGACCGGCCTGCAGTTCCTGCCGATCCTGCTCGTCACCCCGATCGCGGGGGCGATCAGCGACAACTTCCCCAAGCGGAAGGTGATGCTGGTCAGCCAGTCGTTCATGGCCTTCTTCGCCCTGGTCATGGGCATCACGGTGCTCACCGGGCACATGGAGCTGTGGCACATGTACGTGCTGGCCTTCCTCTCTGGCACCGCCTCGGCCATCGACGCACCTGCCCGCCAGTCCTTCGTCTCCGAGATGGTGCCGAGGGACAAGCTGACCAACGCGGTCGGCCTGAACTCCGCGTCCTTCCACTCGGGCCGACTGATCGGCCCCGGCGTGGCCGGCCTGCTCATCGCCGCGGTCGGTACCGGCCCGACCCTGCTGATCAACTCCCTGACCTTCGTCGCGGTCATCGTCGCCCTGCTGGCGATGGACCCGACCCAGCTGGACACCCCGCCACGGGCCACCACACGGGGCGGCGTCCGCGAAGGCCTCGCCTACGTCCGGGGCAGACCGGACATCATGCTGATCCTGGTCATCGCGTTCATGCACGGGACCTTCGGGATGAACTTCCAGCTCTTCAACGCGCTGATGTCCACCGAGGTCTTCGGCAAGGGCGTGCAGGACTTCGGCGTCACCGGGTCCGTGATGGCGATCGGGTCCCTGGCCGGGGCGCTCATGGCCGCCCGCCGCGACCGGCCCCGGTGGCGTCTGCTGCTGGGCTCGCTCAGCCTGTTCTCGCTGACCACGCTGGCCCTGGCCTTCGCGCCCACCTTCACCGCATACACGATCCTGCTGATCCCCACCGGGCTGTTCGCCCTGACCGTGATGGTCAGCGCCAACGCCATGGTGCAGCTGTCGACCGACCAGCACGTCCGCGGCCGGGTGATGGCCCTCTACATGGCGGTCTTCATGGGCGGCACGCCGCTGGGCGCGCCCTTCCTGGGGTGGGTCGGTGACCAGTTCGGGGCCCGCTGGACCGTGCTCATCGCGACCGTGATGTGCGGGGCGACGGCGATTATGGTGATCATCTACCTGATGCGCCACGACCACATCCGGCTGCGGATCCGCCGCAGCTGGCGACGCCCGCTCGTCCTCCAGCGCGACGTCATCGAGCCCGTCCCCGAGAAGGTGAACTAG
- a CDS encoding gamma-glutamyltransferase family protein produces MTFTTRPTLTGTVGMISSTHWLASQAGMRMLELGGNAADGAVAAGFVLQVVEPHLNGPGGDAPIIVASADDPEPRVLCGQGPAPAGATPEHFASVGLDRVPGSGPLATAVPGAVQAWLVLLRDRGTLSARTVLESALHYARHGHPLLAQASATIDRVRDLFVEDWTTSADQWLVDGSAPQPGTLVRNTAWADTLERLLAAEDDAVRDGGNREQGIDAIRRAWSHGFVAEALEAFSRRAFRHGDGPVLPGVLTAEDVAGFEPTWERAATLDFAGYTIAKTDVWGQGPALLQVLGMVEELAGDLTVVGEDEQAGVGAPVPPVADPSTVEGVHTLVEAWKLAMADREAWQGDSLADPVGVAALTDRDYLRQRAGLIGEQASRELRPGSPGGREPRIAAQALVTEGAGAADATSGEPTVRRDGATRGDTCHVDVVDRWGMLVSATPSGGWLQSSPFVPELGLALGSRLQMMWLEQGLASSLVPGRRPRTTLSPTLVLRDGIPVLACGTPGGDQQDQWQSVFLLHHLVGGLSLQEAIDAAAFHTTSFPSSFHPRASEPGVMVAESRLGQDVLEELRARGHEVLDAGPWSLGRLSAVARDPRTGVLSAAANPRGMQGYAVGR; encoded by the coding sequence ATGACGTTCACCACACGACCCACGCTGACCGGCACCGTCGGCATGATCTCCAGCACTCACTGGCTGGCCTCGCAGGCGGGTATGCGGATGCTCGAGCTGGGCGGCAACGCCGCCGACGGTGCGGTCGCCGCGGGCTTCGTCCTGCAGGTCGTCGAACCGCACCTCAACGGCCCGGGCGGCGACGCGCCGATCATCGTCGCCTCCGCCGACGACCCGGAGCCCCGTGTGCTGTGCGGTCAGGGCCCCGCCCCGGCCGGAGCGACCCCCGAGCACTTCGCCTCGGTGGGGCTGGACCGGGTGCCCGGCAGCGGACCGCTCGCCACCGCGGTGCCCGGCGCCGTGCAGGCCTGGCTCGTGCTGCTGCGGGACCGGGGGACGCTGAGCGCCCGCACCGTGCTGGAGTCGGCGCTGCACTACGCCCGGCACGGTCACCCGCTGCTGGCGCAGGCCAGCGCCACCATCGACCGGGTCCGCGACCTCTTCGTCGAGGACTGGACCACCTCGGCCGACCAGTGGCTGGTCGACGGGTCCGCGCCCCAGCCCGGCACGCTCGTGCGCAACACCGCCTGGGCCGACACCCTGGAGCGGCTGCTCGCCGCCGAGGACGACGCCGTGCGGGACGGCGGCAACCGGGAGCAGGGGATCGACGCCATCCGCCGGGCCTGGTCGCACGGCTTCGTCGCCGAGGCGCTCGAGGCCTTCTCCCGGCGAGCCTTCCGGCACGGCGACGGGCCCGTGCTGCCCGGGGTGCTCACCGCGGAGGACGTCGCCGGTTTCGAGCCGACCTGGGAGCGGGCCGCCACGCTCGACTTCGCCGGGTACACGATCGCCAAGACCGACGTCTGGGGGCAGGGCCCAGCCCTGCTGCAGGTGCTGGGCATGGTCGAGGAGCTCGCCGGCGACCTCACCGTGGTCGGCGAGGACGAGCAGGCCGGCGTGGGGGCACCGGTGCCGCCCGTGGCCGACCCCTCGACCGTCGAGGGCGTGCACACCCTGGTCGAGGCCTGGAAGCTGGCGATGGCCGACCGGGAGGCCTGGCAGGGCGACAGCCTCGCGGACCCGGTCGGTGTCGCGGCACTCACCGACCGGGACTACCTGCGCCAGCGGGCCGGGCTCATCGGCGAGCAGGCCTCGCGCGAGCTCCGCCCCGGGTCGCCGGGTGGCCGGGAGCCACGGATCGCCGCGCAGGCCCTGGTGACCGAGGGGGCCGGCGCAGCCGACGCCACCTCCGGCGAGCCGACGGTGCGGCGGGACGGCGCCACCCGGGGCGACACCTGCCATGTCGACGTCGTCGACCGGTGGGGGATGCTCGTGTCGGCCACCCCCAGCGGGGGCTGGCTGCAGTCCAGCCCGTTCGTGCCAGAGCTCGGGCTGGCCCTGGGCAGCCGGCTGCAGATGATGTGGCTGGAGCAGGGCCTGGCCAGCTCGCTGGTCCCCGGGCGCCGACCCCGCACCACCTTGAGCCCGACGCTCGTGCTGCGCGACGGCATACCCGTCCTGGCCTGCGGCACCCCGGGCGGCGACCAGCAGGACCAGTGGCAGAGCGTCTTCCTGCTGCACCACCTCGTGGGCGGCCTGAGCCTGCAGGAGGCGATCGACGCGGCCGCCTTCCACACCACCAGCTTCCCGAGCAGCTTCCACCCGCGCGCCAGCGAGCCCGGGGTGATGGTGGCCGAGTCGCGGCTGGGCCAGGACGTCCTGGAGGAGCTGCGCGCCCGAGGGCACGAGGTGCTCGACGCCGGCCCGTGGAGCCTGGGCCGGCTCAGCGCGGTGGCCAGGGACCCCAGGACCGGTGTGCTCAGCGCGGCCGCCAACCCGCGGGGGATGCAGGGGTATGCGGTCGGACGCTAG